The window TCCCAGATGATCAACTTCACGATCCCGGGGACCGGCTCGAGCGGGCATCTCGGGGGGGGGATGATCCTCGCGGTCCTGCTCGGACCGCACGCCGCCTTCCTGGTCATGGCCTCGGTGCTGACGGTCCAGGCGCTCTTCTTCGCGGACGGGGGGCTGCTCGCCCTCGGGTGCAGCATCTGGAACCTCGGGATCTACCCGTGCTTCGTCGCCTGGCCGCTGATCTACAAGCCGCTGGCGGGGGACGGCCGGAGCGCCCGGCGGATTCTCGTCGCCTCGCTGGCGAGCGGGATCGTCGCGCTCCAGATGGGCGCCTTCTCGGTCGTCCTTCAGACGCTCCTGTCGGGGAAAACCGCGCTGCCGTTCGGCGCGTTCCTCCTGATGATGCAGCCGATCCACCTGGCGATCGGGATCGTCGAGGGATTCGTCACGGCGGGGGTCGTCAACTACGTCCGGGCGGTCCGTCCCGAGATCCTCGACGCCTCCGCCTCCACCGCGCCGCTCGCCGCGGGGATCTCCCTCCGGAACGTCCTGATCGGATTCGCCGCTCTCGCGATCGTGACCGGCGGGGCGCTCTCCTGGTTCGCATCGGCCCATCCGGACGGCCTCGAGTGGGCGATCGGGAAGGTTACCGGCAGGGAGAGGCTCCCCGGGCAGGATCACGGCATCCCGGCGGCGTTGAAGGGCGTGCAGGAGAAGACCGCCGTCCTTCCCGGGTACCGTTTCAAGCCGCCGGCGAACGAAACGAAGGCGAACGGCGAGGCGCCGTCCCGACCGGCCGCCGACGCGGGCACCTCTCTCTCGGGCCTGATCGGCGGCGTCCTGGTCCTGGGGCTCGCTCTCGGGATCGGATGGCTGATCCGCGCGTTTCGCCGCTTGGCAAAACCGCCGGCGTAAGGTTAACTACGGGGGGAAGTTTTTCCGCGACGATCCGTCCACTTCGACCCGGGAGGGGCCATGCCGCGCCGCGACGACATCCGGAAGATCCTGATCATCGGGTCCGGCCCGATCATCATCGGCCAGGCGTGCGAGTTCGACTACTCGGGAACGCAGGCGTGCAAGGCGCTCAAGAAGCTCGGCTACGAGATCGTCCTGGTCAACTCGAACCCGGCGACGATCATGACCGACCCCGCCATGGCCGATGTCACTTACATCGAACCGCTGAACGTGGCCTCCCTCACCGAGATCATCGCCAAGGAGCGCCCGGACGCGCTGCTGCCGAACCTGGGCGGCCAGACCGGCCTCAACCTCTCCTCGGCCCTGGCCCGCGAGGGAGTCCTGGAGAAGTACGGAGTGCGCGTGATCGGGGTCAACGTCGAGGCGATCCGCCGCGGCGAGGACCGCCAGGAATTCAAGGACACCATGACGCGGCTCGGGATCGGGATGCCCCGAAGCGAAATCGCCACCAGCTACGAGGAAGCCGTCCAGGTCGTGAAACGGATCGGCCTTCCGGTGGTGATCCGGCCCGCCTACACCATGGGGGGGACCGGCGGCGGATTCGTCTACAACATGGAAGAGTTCCGGACGATCGCGAACCGGGGGCTCTCGGTGAGTCCCGTGAGCCAGATCCTCGTCGAGGAGTCGGTCCTCGGCTGGGAGGAGCTCGAGCTGGAAGTCGTCCGGGACGCCAGGGGGCAGAAGATCACCGTCTGTTTCATCGAGAACGTCGACGCCATGGGGGTCCACACCGGGGATTCCTTCTGCACGGCTCCCATGCTGACCATCGCGCCGGAGCTCCAGGACCGCCTCCAGAAATATTCGTACGACATCGTCGACGCCATCGAGGTGATCGGGGGGACGAACGTCCAGTTCGCCCATGACCCGGAGACGGGGCGGGTGGTTGTGATCGAGATCAACCCGCGCACCTCCCGCTCCTCGGCCCTCGCGTCCAAGGCGACCGGCTTCCCCATCGCCTTCGTCTCCTCCCTGCTCGCCTGCGGGCTGACCCTCGACGAGATCCCCTACTGGCGCGACGGATCCCTCGAGAAGTACACCCCGTCCGGGGAGTACGTCGTGGTCAAGTTCTCCCGGTGGGCCTTCGAGAAGTTCCAGGGGGTGCAGGATCGCCTCGGGACGCAGATGCGCGCGGTCGGGGAGGTGATGAGCATCGGGAAGACGTACAAGGAGGCGCTGCAGAAATCGATCCGCTCGCTGGAGATCGGCCGCTACGGGCTGGGCTTCGCGAAGGACTTCCACGGGAAGACCCTCCCGGAACTGATGGGGATGCTCGCCGAGCCGACAAGCGATCGCCAGTTCCTCATGTACGAGGCGCTGCGCAAGGGGGCCGAAACCGATGCCCTCCACGAGCGCACCCACATCAAGCGCTGGTTCATCGACCAGATGCGGGATCTCGTACGGCTCGAGGAGAGGGTGCTGGCGCATAAAGGGCGTCTTCCCCCCGACGACCTCCTCGTCGAGGCGAAAAGGGACGGGTTCGCCGACAAGTACCTCGCCCGGATCCTCGGCATCGGGGAAACGACGATCCGGCAGAGGCGGATCGCACTGGGCATCGTCGAGGCATGGGACTCGGTCCCGGTCAGCGGGGTGGAGAACGCCGCCTACTACTACTCGACCTACAACGGGCCGGACCGGGTCAGGACGAGCGACCGGAGGAAGATCCTCGTCCTCGGCGGCGGTCCGAACCGGATCGGGCAGGGGATCGAATTCGATTATTGCTGCGTCCACGCCGCCTTCGCCCTCCGCGAGGCGGGGTACGAATCGATCATGGTCAACTGCAACCCGGAGACCGTCTCCACGGACTACGACACCTCCGACAAGCTCTACTTCGAGCCCCTGACCGTCGAGGACGTCCTCTCGATCTACGAAAAGGAGAAGCCCGAGGGAGTGATCGTGCAGTTCGGCGGTCAGACGCCCCTCAACCTCGCCGGGGAACTCGAGGCGGCGGGGGTCCGGATCCTCGGCACCCCCCCGGCGACGATCGACCTCGCCGAGGACCGGGACCGGTTCCGCAAGATCATCGCGAAGCTGGGGATCCCCCAGCCGGAGTCCGGGATGGCGAGCACCCTCGAGGAAGCGCTCGCCATCGCCGGAAGGATAGGATACCCGCTGATGGTCCGACCGTCCTACGTCCTGGGTGGGCGGGCGATGGAGAAAGTGCACGACGAGGAGATGCTTCGGGAGTACCTGGCCAAGGCGGTGGAGGTCTCCCCCGAGCGCCCGATCCTGATCGACCGGTTCCTCGACGACGCCATCGAGGCGGAGGCGGACGCGATCGCGGACGGGACCGACGCCTTCGTCCCGTCCGTGATGGAGCACATCGAGCTCGCCGGGGTTCACTCCGGCGACTCGGCGTGCGTCATCCCGCCGGTGAGCATCCCCAGGAAGCACATCGACACGATCGAGGAGTACACGCGGAAGATCGCGGTGGAGTTCGGCGTGGTGGGGTTGATGAACATCCAGTACGCCATCGAGAAGGACACGGTCTACATCCTCGAGGCGAATCCGCGCGCGAGCAGGACGGTGCCGCTCGTCAGCAAGGTCTGCAACATCCCGATGGCCGCCCTCGCCACACAGGTCATGCTGGGGAAAAAACTGCGCGATCTGAACCTCGTCCGGCGCCCGCTCCCCCACTTCGGGGTCAAGGAGGCGGTCTTTCCGTTCAACATGTTCCCTGAAGTCGACCCGCTGCTCGGCCCGGAGATGCGCTCGACCGGGGAGGTACTCGGGATGGCGGAGAATTACGGAGAGGCTTTCTTCAAGGCGCAGGTCGCCGCGGGGCAACTCCTTCCGATGGAGGGGACGGTCCTCATCACCGTCTCCGAGCGGGACCGGGCGGGGGCGCTGGAGGCGGCCCGTCGCTTCGCGGAGCTGGGGTTCTCGATCGTCGCCACGGACGGGACAAGGAAGTTCCTCGAGTCCAACGGCGTCGGGTCATCCCCGATCCTGAAGGTCCACGAAGGGCGCCCCAACATCGCCGACGCCATCAAGAACGGGGAGATCCACCTGGTCGTCAACACGCCGGCCGGAAAGACCAGCATGCACGACGACTCCTATATCCGGAAAACGGCCATTAAACACAAAGTTCCCTACATCACGACCACGGCGGCCGCGATCGCGACGGCCAAGGGGATCTCCGCGCACCGGCAAGGCCATGCCGAAGTACGAAGCCTCCAGCAATACCACGCCGGGATCGCCGTTTGATCAACGCTCCAACAGGGTGGTTTCCCGGCGCGCCAGTGTGATTTCCGCCTGCCGCGACAACCTACTCGCCCAGGGCGGGGGCCCCCTCCTCGTCCGGAGCGGAGGCGGATTCCTCGTCCGGGGCGCGGCTCCCGGCGGCCGTCGCCGGGGAGGGCTTCTGCCACCGGCTCAGGGTGATCGACTGGGTCGCCGCGGCCAGGCCGAAGGAGAAGACGCTGAATACCAGCGGCACGCCCTTGGTGCCGAGCAGGTCGGAGGTGGACTTCACCGCTCC is drawn from bacterium and contains these coding sequences:
- a CDS encoding energy-coupling factor ABC transporter permease, whose product is MHMADALLSPAVGGAFWAGTAGAIGYASKKLREHPDDRKIPLMGVLGAFIFASQMINFTIPGTGSSGHLGGGMILAVLLGPHAAFLVMASVLTVQALFFADGGLLALGCSIWNLGIYPCFVAWPLIYKPLAGDGRSARRILVASLASGIVALQMGAFSVVLQTLLSGKTALPFGAFLLMMQPIHLAIGIVEGFVTAGVVNYVRAVRPEILDASASTAPLAAGISLRNVLIGFAALAIVTGGALSWFASAHPDGLEWAIGKVTGRERLPGQDHGIPAALKGVQEKTAVLPGYRFKPPANETKANGEAPSRPAADAGTSLSGLIGGVLVLGLALGIGWLIRAFRRLAKPPA
- the carB gene encoding carbamoyl-phosphate synthase large subunit, which gives rise to MPRRDDIRKILIIGSGPIIIGQACEFDYSGTQACKALKKLGYEIVLVNSNPATIMTDPAMADVTYIEPLNVASLTEIIAKERPDALLPNLGGQTGLNLSSALAREGVLEKYGVRVIGVNVEAIRRGEDRQEFKDTMTRLGIGMPRSEIATSYEEAVQVVKRIGLPVVIRPAYTMGGTGGGFVYNMEEFRTIANRGLSVSPVSQILVEESVLGWEELELEVVRDARGQKITVCFIENVDAMGVHTGDSFCTAPMLTIAPELQDRLQKYSYDIVDAIEVIGGTNVQFAHDPETGRVVVIEINPRTSRSSALASKATGFPIAFVSSLLACGLTLDEIPYWRDGSLEKYTPSGEYVVVKFSRWAFEKFQGVQDRLGTQMRAVGEVMSIGKTYKEALQKSIRSLEIGRYGLGFAKDFHGKTLPELMGMLAEPTSDRQFLMYEALRKGAETDALHERTHIKRWFIDQMRDLVRLEERVLAHKGRLPPDDLLVEAKRDGFADKYLARILGIGETTIRQRRIALGIVEAWDSVPVSGVENAAYYYSTYNGPDRVRTSDRRKILVLGGGPNRIGQGIEFDYCCVHAAFALREAGYESIMVNCNPETVSTDYDTSDKLYFEPLTVEDVLSIYEKEKPEGVIVQFGGQTPLNLAGELEAAGVRILGTPPATIDLAEDRDRFRKIIAKLGIPQPESGMASTLEEALAIAGRIGYPLMVRPSYVLGGRAMEKVHDEEMLREYLAKAVEVSPERPILIDRFLDDAIEAEADAIADGTDAFVPSVMEHIELAGVHSGDSACVIPPVSIPRKHIDTIEEYTRKIAVEFGVVGLMNIQYAIEKDTVYILEANPRASRTVPLVSKVCNIPMAALATQVMLGKKLRDLNLVRRPLPHFGVKEAVFPFNMFPEVDPLLGPEMRSTGEVLGMAENYGEAFFKAQVAAGQLLPMEGTVLITVSERDRAGALEAARRFAELGFSIVATDGTRKFLESNGVGSSPILKVHEGRPNIADAIKNGEIHLVVNTPAGKTSMHDDSYIRKTAIKHKVPYITTTAAAIATAKGISAHRQGHAEVRSLQQYHAGIAV